A section of the Salmo salar chromosome ssa05, Ssal_v3.1, whole genome shotgun sequence genome encodes:
- the LOC106605309 gene encoding RNA-binding protein MEX3A: MPSLLVLAGIMEKNGGYGGDLAGSGFGSEGLLVPPDEEEDDSRALRVALGQLSLLGLGEGEDGGGAPGTGVQDRSNNNNNHHNHTNNIGGGIGDTGLLQGKNKLCVLYEGSSSETKGRGCNITECVPVPSSEHVAEIVGRQGCKIKALRAKTNTYIKTPVRGEEPVFLITGRKEDVALARREIISAAEHFSMLRASRNKLGVSFSGSPPAPLPGQTTIQVRVPYRVVGLVVGPKGSTIKRIQQQTCTYIVTPSRDRDPVFEITGSPSNAERAREEIEAHIAFRTGGLHDHNNENDCLGPDGGSPVGSGGLESRLQQVWGLQGGQRKPLTSSFRQNFSDAMVGGGEGGGVIYSKGNFNSPGEKPCSYFGSEGTQSWGDPDYPKQVAFYAQQRSKSFGGLPLPLTRLSPGLPDPCGGNNGNSSGTSITILSGSPHAQARRAHSEPTSGAGFPGRLPVPDSPPAILRDCMTCFESKVTAALVPCGHNLFCMECAIRICELNHPECPVCHTLVSQAIRIFS; encoded by the exons ATGCCTAGCCTGCTGGTTCTAGCAGGGATCATGGAGAAAAATGGGGGCTACGGCGGGGATCTAGCCGGCTCCGGGTTCGGAAGCGAAGGTCTCCTGGTGCCACCCGACGAGGAAGAAGACGACTCCCGTGCACTGAGGGTCGCGCTGGGCCAGCTGTCTCTACTGGGGCTTGGTGAAGGCGAGGACGGTGGCGGGGCTCCTGGAACGGGAGTACAGGATCGcagtaacaataacaataaccatCACAACCATACCAATAATATTGGCGGAGGTATTGGTGACACAGGGCTTTTGCAAGGGAAGAACAAGTTATGTGTCCTGTACGAGGGTTCTTCAAGTGAGACGAAAGGACGAGGCTGCAACATAACAGAATGCGTCCCCGTGCCCAGCTCAGAACATGTGGCCGAAATAGTGGGGAGACAAG GTTGCAAGATCAAAGCCTTGCGGGCCAAGACCAACACCTACATCAAGACCCCCGTGAGGGGCGAGGAGCCTGTGTTTCTCATCACGGGCCGAAAGGAAGATGTGGCCCTGGCCCGGCGCGAGATCATCTCTGCCGCCGAGCACTTCTCCATGCTCCGAGCTTCCCGCAACAAGCTGGGTGTGTCCTTCAGCGGTTCCCCGCCTGCACCCCTGCCGGGCCAGACCACCATCCAGGTGAGGGTGCCCTACCGCGTGGTGGGGCTGGTGGTGGGGCCCAAGGGTTCCACCATCAAACGCATCCAACAGCAAACCTGCACCTACATCGTCACCCCTAGCCGAGACCGTGACCCCGTCTTCGAGATCACGGGATCACCTAGCAACGCCGAGAGGGCCCGTGAGGAGATCGAGGCGCACATCGCATTCCGAACGGGAGGTCTGCATGACCACAACAACGAGAATGACTGCTTGGGGCCAGATGGCGGCAGCCCAGTAGGCTCCGGGGGTCTGGAGAGCCGCCTGCAGCAGGTGTGGGGTCTGCAGGGGGGCCAGCGCAAGCCGTTGACCAGCAGCTTCCGCCAGAACTTCTCAGATGCCATggttggaggaggagaaggaggtggggTAATCTACAGCAAGGGCAACTTCAACAGCCCTGGAGAGAAGCCCTGCTCCTACTTTGGCTCAGAGGGCACCCAGAGTTGGGGAGACCCAGACTACCCAAAACAGGTGGCCTTCTATGCCCAGCAGCGCTCCAAGAGCTTTGGAGGCCTGCCCCTGCCCCTGACCAGACTCTCTCCAGGCCTTCCTGACCCCTGTGGAGGGAACAACGGCAACTCCTCGGGCACCAGCATCACTATTCTGTCTGGCTCTCCTCATGCCCAGGCCCGCCGTGCCCACAGCGAGCCAACCTCGGGCGCGGGGTTCCCTGGACGCCTCCCTGTACCGGACTCGCCACCAGCCATCCTCCGGGACTGCATGACCTGCTTCGAGAGCAAAGTGACGGCCGCCCTGGTGCCCTGCGGCCACAACCTCTTCTGCATGGAGTGTGCCATCCGCATCTGTGAGCTCAACCATCCAGAGTGCCCGGTGTGCCACACCCTGGTCTCTCAGGCTATCCGAATATTCTCCTAA